One Armatimonadota bacterium genomic window carries:
- a CDS encoding thioredoxin domain-containing protein, which produces MVDVSKPYNQGVSPLTLNRILLILGVVGLYVSGVLSAEHLFEIQIPCTSGGGCAVVARHPSSYIFGTLPVAYVGFGGYFLLTALALVRLATGDLLSRILVGLGYMGAAVGVITSIYLQYVSLTQIRALCVWCMSSAITMVITFIFYTILFGKVGSVEVEKTRSPKSLFQGLAGVALAAFAIAGTVYGRQKEAGKIEIISSADAIAKLVPEPRSERNQIGPDDAPVTVVEYADLCCPTCRQVFPKVHDLAAKYSGKIRIIYRHFPLDTLPGHQMAIVTAVASELAAEKGKFWDYATAFTAPEEAPTTREGVEQIAQTVGVSGEEITKAIQNSNSPAQTRVMRDLGEALGTFGIKGTPTFLLSVPGKPIERLSYTGLTNELESRPIQDIMNAKK; this is translated from the coding sequence ATGGTTGACGTTTCGAAACCGTATAATCAGGGAGTGAGTCCGCTAACTCTCAATCGAATCCTGCTTATTCTGGGAGTTGTGGGACTGTACGTCTCCGGCGTCCTATCGGCAGAGCACTTATTTGAAATCCAAATTCCGTGTACGTCGGGCGGCGGTTGCGCCGTGGTGGCGCGACACCCATCGTCGTATATTTTTGGAACTCTGCCGGTAGCGTATGTTGGCTTCGGCGGGTATTTCCTGCTGACGGCGCTTGCCCTAGTTCGACTGGCAACGGGCGATCTGTTGTCCCGCATCTTAGTCGGGCTTGGCTATATGGGCGCGGCGGTCGGCGTGATTACGAGCATCTACCTTCAGTACGTGAGCCTGACTCAGATTCGGGCCCTGTGCGTTTGGTGTATGTCGTCGGCAATCACGATGGTGATCACGTTCATTTTCTACACCATTTTGTTTGGTAAGGTCGGGTCGGTCGAAGTCGAAAAGACGCGGTCGCCGAAGTCGCTTTTCCAGGGACTTGCGGGTGTTGCCTTGGCGGCGTTCGCGATCGCCGGAACGGTTTATGGCCGACAGAAGGAAGCCGGAAAGATCGAGATCATTAGCTCGGCCGACGCGATTGCCAAGTTGGTACCGGAACCTCGCTCCGAGCGAAATCAGATCGGTCCGGACGACGCGCCGGTGACGGTCGTCGAATATGCCGACCTTTGCTGTCCGACTTGCCGACAGGTGTTCCCGAAGGTTCATGACCTTGCGGCGAAGTATTCGGGCAAGATTCGAATCATCTATCGACACTTCCCGCTGGACACCCTTCCGGGGCACCAGATGGCGATTGTGACGGCGGTTGCCTCGGAGCTTGCGGCCGAGAAGGGCAAGTTCTGGGACTATGCGACTGCATTTACGGCTCCTGAAGAGGCACCGACGACTCGCGAAGGCGTCGAGCAGATTGCGCAGACGGTTGGCGTTTCGGGCGAAGAGATCACGAAGGCGATCCAGAATTCAAACTCACCGGCTCAGACTCGCGTGATGCGCGACCTGGGCGAAGCGCTGGGAACTTTCGGCATCAAAGGGACGCCGACCTTCCTGCTTTCCGTTCCGGGCAAGCCGATCGAGAGGCTGTCTTACACCGGACTGACGAATGAGCTTGAATCGCGACCGATTCAGGACATCATGAACGCGAAGAAGTGA
- the miaB gene encoding tRNA (N6-isopentenyl adenosine(37)-C2)-methylthiotransferase MiaB, whose amino-acid sequence MTAIVAPRDLVTTVRPKTQKGTYFVQTWGCQMNEEDSEQMGLYLEQIGLVRTDSIIEAQVVLLNTCSVRKKPEDKAFSMLGELAFVKQARPDVVIGVCGCMAQLRAKEIRQRAPHVDFVIGTGNLSEIPALVQEAFIERRFKTRLELPERKGAVVEDLPQRHVGREAKLKSFIPIQYGCDKFCTFCIVPTTRGRERSRSTADILDEVKRLADTGTREVTLLGQTVNSYGKNMPEGKVPFSELLRLVAEVPGIERIRFTSPYPRDFRKDVIEAIRDIPQVMEHVHMPLQAGSDSELKRMKRLYTLDSFNEIVSKMREAIPSIAITTDLIVGFPDETDEEFQATLQAVRDIRFDGAFMFAYSPRPGTPAADWENQIPAQVKKDRLNELIALQNSITQEINAQQVGQEFEVLIEGPTPKNKSLMQGYSRCFRMMHFEAPTERIGRLARVKATKSHQWGLTGELV is encoded by the coding sequence ATGACCGCAATCGTAGCCCCCCGCGACCTAGTGACCACCGTGCGCCCAAAGACGCAGAAAGGGACCTATTTCGTCCAAACCTGGGGCTGCCAAATGAACGAGGAAGACAGTGAGCAGATGGGGCTATACCTGGAGCAGATCGGCCTCGTCCGAACTGATTCCATCATCGAAGCCCAAGTCGTACTTTTGAATACCTGCTCGGTTCGAAAGAAGCCGGAAGACAAAGCTTTTTCGATGCTCGGTGAACTCGCCTTTGTGAAGCAGGCGCGCCCCGATGTCGTCATCGGCGTCTGCGGATGCATGGCCCAGCTTCGGGCAAAAGAAATTCGCCAGCGCGCACCCCATGTCGACTTCGTCATCGGCACCGGAAATCTGTCCGAAATACCGGCTCTTGTTCAAGAAGCCTTCATCGAGCGACGCTTCAAAACCCGTCTCGAGCTTCCAGAACGCAAAGGCGCCGTCGTCGAAGACCTCCCTCAACGCCACGTCGGACGCGAGGCCAAGCTGAAATCTTTCATTCCGATCCAGTACGGTTGCGACAAGTTCTGCACCTTCTGCATCGTCCCCACCACCCGTGGCCGTGAGCGCTCTCGCTCCACCGCCGACATCCTCGACGAAGTCAAGCGCCTCGCCGACACCGGCACCCGCGAAGTCACCCTCCTGGGTCAGACCGTCAACTCGTACGGCAAAAACATGCCCGAGGGCAAAGTTCCGTTCTCCGAGCTCCTGCGCCTCGTCGCCGAAGTCCCCGGAATCGAACGCATCCGCTTCACCTCGCCCTACCCGCGCGACTTCAGGAAGGACGTCATCGAAGCCATCCGCGACATTCCTCAGGTCATGGAGCACGTCCACATGCCCCTCCAAGCTGGCTCCGATAGCGAGTTGAAACGCATGAAGCGGCTCTACACGCTCGACAGCTTCAACGAAATCGTTTCCAAGATGCGCGAAGCCATCCCGTCGATCGCGATCACCACCGACCTCATCGTCGGCTTCCCCGATGAGACCGACGAGGAGTTCCAAGCGACTCTCCAAGCCGTGCGCGACATCCGATTTGACGGCGCATTCATGTTCGCCTACTCTCCTCGCCCCGGCACTCCCGCCGCCGACTGGGAAAACCAAATCCCCGCTCAGGTCAAAAAGGACCGGCTCAACGAACTCATTGCTTTGCAGAACTCAATCACGCAGGAAATCAATGCCCAGCAGGTCGGCCAAGAGTTCGAAGTTCTCATCGAGGGCCCGACCCCCAAGAACAAGTCGCTCATGCAGGGCTATAGCCGCTGCTTCCGAATGATGCACTTCGAAGCCCCCACCGAACGCATCGGCCGCCTCGCCCGAGTCAAGGCCACCAAAAGCCACCAATGGGGCCTTACGGGCGAGCTAGTCTAA
- a CDS encoding tetratricopeptide repeat protein, giving the protein MDDSLQSQIDEANRLLGERKYDEIIALVQPILIRETDGQAQRVYGMALLGQGKYQEAVHLLMTAAQLLPNDATVAFAYGNAMNLNGQTEGARASFERALGLDPNHPGAKMGYLNTSKALADRDQPESPMKAIEWLYGAWQRDMGNAELAMRIFNIYVENGWGDSARQFAELLPPQLKNSDTMRARLKELPAEAPPVSAAAGPAMAPAASSVFEACPFCKQQIMAGVHTCPHCKMVIRSKAMPGADYKPEWQEVVLNILCWIGMLIAAFQGIMVFVEGSQATPGGGFTLVIAFVQVLACIFILQRNDFWMSISKWLYVISCIRCMFCACLAFGFVGDATGKAREAGLIVLIEIFVTGLFSAFMVYLLNYEGAD; this is encoded by the coding sequence ATGGATGATTCCCTTCAGTCTCAGATAGATGAGGCAAACCGCTTACTTGGCGAGCGGAAATATGACGAAATTATTGCCTTAGTTCAGCCAATTTTAATTCGGGAAACCGATGGTCAAGCGCAGCGCGTGTATGGAATGGCGCTTTTGGGGCAGGGCAAGTATCAAGAAGCCGTGCATTTGCTGATGACGGCGGCCCAGCTTTTGCCGAACGATGCGACGGTTGCCTTCGCCTACGGGAACGCCATGAATTTGAATGGGCAGACCGAAGGGGCGCGTGCGTCTTTCGAGCGGGCGCTGGGATTGGACCCGAACCACCCGGGCGCGAAGATGGGCTATTTGAATACGAGCAAGGCCTTGGCCGACCGCGACCAGCCGGAATCGCCCATGAAGGCAATCGAGTGGCTTTACGGAGCTTGGCAACGCGACATGGGCAACGCGGAACTTGCGATGCGGATCTTTAATATCTATGTTGAGAACGGATGGGGAGATTCTGCGCGGCAGTTCGCCGAACTGTTGCCACCTCAGTTGAAGAATTCGGATACGATGCGGGCGAGGCTGAAGGAGTTGCCCGCCGAGGCTCCGCCGGTTAGCGCGGCGGCGGGTCCGGCTATGGCTCCGGCCGCATCCTCCGTGTTTGAGGCGTGCCCGTTCTGCAAACAGCAGATCATGGCCGGCGTGCATACGTGTCCGCACTGCAAGATGGTGATTCGGTCCAAGGCGATGCCGGGGGCGGACTACAAGCCGGAGTGGCAAGAGGTTGTGCTGAACATCCTCTGCTGGATCGGTATGTTGATCGCGGCCTTCCAGGGGATTATGGTGTTCGTGGAGGGCAGTCAGGCGACGCCAGGCGGCGGGTTTACGCTCGTCATTGCGTTCGTTCAGGTTCTGGCTTGTATCTTCATCCTTCAGCGAAACGACTTCTGGATGTCGATTTCGAAGTGGCTGTATGTGATCAGTTGTATCCGATGTATGTTTTGCGCGTGTCTGGCGTTTGGCTTTGTCGGGGACGCGACCGGAAAAGCTCGTGAAGCAGGCTTGATCGTTCTGATCGAGATTTTCGTGACGGGGTTGTTTAGCGCGTTTATGGTGTATCTGCTGAACTACGAAGGGGCGGATTAG
- the fliD gene encoding flagellar filament capping protein FliD, which translates to MATSSTSGITFGGIASGLDTEGIIQKLVAVETSSISRLTQQQKTLQQKADLYDSFKGQISGLAQAVNALNTTTAFQAVSVGVTDTSVLSVTTSTGTQPGSYTLKVSKLAQAEKISSAAQASTSTALGQTGQFVVNGKVVTVDATDSLQSIASKVNALNVGVSAGVINGGANQAYLTFTSSQTGLQNKPQLADLTGNLLSSIGILSGTSSIRQTMTNGAVGSQMTSSSTAVGSMVGASGLSSQTFQVNGVGVTVDLSTDTLQDVADKINSASTGATASVVAVQNAGVTSYQLQVVGSSSTPTFTDSGNTLAALGILQNNPTNELVQAQDAQYSIDNVNLTSATNTITDVIAGATVTLLKADSTTPVTSTINLTSDASAVAERVKGVMTAYNQVGAFINQYSQFDASTYATGPLFGDSLVQQYQSSVHSALMSNVPGLTGTYKNLIDIGFGLDTTGNMTVDDTKLQAAISADPVGVQRIFQNFGTTTSGSLGYVSSTSDTLTSSTGNYDINITQAATKSQYIAGTTKTTANTTSEKLTFAGSMFSNGSVDITIDIGSTMADIVNKINSDPRLKDSLVASDNGGKLQVDSKKYGTNGRFTLVSNQSPTSDNSGVGFSAGTLSDGLDVAGTIAGQAATGVGQFLTGDTTNTVAKGLQIQYSGTTTGLVGSVNFTSGLNGVLNKLLNVYTDYTNGLTVTSAKSIRDQADELQTQIDAINKRAEDKATELRDQFAAMEDKISQLQSQGNSLSALLSSATTK; encoded by the coding sequence ATGGCTACGAGCAGTACGTCGGGAATTACATTTGGTGGCATCGCCAGCGGTCTGGATACTGAAGGCATTATTCAGAAGTTGGTGGCGGTCGAAACCAGCTCGATCTCGCGTCTGACTCAACAACAGAAAACGCTTCAGCAGAAAGCCGACCTATACGACTCGTTCAAAGGTCAGATATCTGGGCTTGCGCAGGCGGTTAATGCCCTCAATACCACGACAGCCTTTCAGGCGGTGAGCGTTGGGGTTACCGACACTTCCGTCCTTTCGGTCACGACTTCAACGGGTACCCAGCCAGGCAGCTACACCCTTAAAGTTTCCAAGCTGGCGCAAGCGGAAAAGATTTCTTCGGCGGCGCAAGCTTCGACTTCGACGGCTCTCGGCCAGACGGGCCAGTTCGTGGTTAATGGCAAAGTGGTGACGGTCGATGCGACCGATTCGCTTCAGTCCATCGCGAGCAAAGTTAATGCTCTGAACGTCGGCGTGAGTGCGGGCGTTATCAACGGCGGCGCTAACCAGGCCTACCTCACCTTTACGTCTTCTCAGACGGGACTTCAGAACAAGCCGCAGTTGGCTGATCTGACCGGCAACTTGCTTTCGTCTATCGGCATTCTTTCGGGCACGAGTTCGATTCGGCAGACGATGACGAACGGCGCAGTAGGATCGCAGATGACGTCCTCTTCGACGGCTGTCGGCAGCATGGTCGGCGCTTCGGGGCTTTCAAGCCAGACTTTTCAGGTCAACGGCGTCGGTGTGACGGTCGATCTCTCGACCGATACCCTTCAGGACGTCGCGGACAAGATTAACTCGGCATCGACGGGCGCAACGGCGAGTGTGGTCGCGGTTCAGAACGCGGGCGTCACTTCCTACCAGCTTCAGGTTGTGGGTTCCAGTTCGACACCGACCTTTACGGATAGCGGTAACACCCTGGCGGCGCTCGGCATTCTGCAGAACAACCCGACCAACGAACTGGTCCAGGCTCAGGATGCGCAGTATTCCATCGACAACGTCAACTTGACGAGCGCGACGAACACGATCACGGATGTTATCGCTGGTGCGACAGTCACGCTTTTGAAGGCGGATTCGACCACTCCGGTGACATCGACCATCAACCTGACGAGCGACGCGAGCGCGGTTGCCGAGCGAGTAAAGGGCGTGATGACGGCTTATAACCAGGTTGGAGCGTTCATCAACCAATACAGTCAGTTCGATGCCTCGACTTACGCGACCGGGCCGCTATTCGGCGACAGCTTAGTCCAGCAGTATCAGTCTTCGGTTCACTCCGCGTTGATGAGCAACGTCCCGGGCCTGACGGGAACCTACAAGAACCTGATCGACATCGGTTTTGGCCTGGACACAACGGGCAACATGACGGTCGACGACACTAAGCTTCAGGCGGCAATTTCGGCTGACCCGGTGGGGGTGCAGCGCATCTTCCAGAACTTTGGCACGACCACTTCGGGAAGCCTTGGATACGTTTCGAGTACCAGCGACACGCTAACGTCGAGCACGGGCAACTACGATATAAACATCACTCAGGCGGCCACCAAGTCGCAATACATCGCAGGGACGACGAAGACGACGGCCAACACGACTTCCGAGAAGCTGACCTTTGCCGGAAGTATGTTTTCGAACGGTTCGGTGGATATCACCATCGACATCGGCTCGACCATGGCGGACATCGTCAACAAGATTAATAGCGACCCCCGGCTGAAGGATTCGCTGGTTGCCAGCGACAACGGCGGAAAGCTGCAAGTCGACAGCAAGAAGTACGGGACGAACGGACGATTTACCCTGGTTAGTAACCAGTCGCCGACTTCGGACAACTCGGGCGTCGGCTTCTCGGCAGGAACACTCTCGGACGGTCTGGACGTTGCGGGCACCATCGCCGGGCAAGCAGCAACGGGTGTCGGACAGTTTTTGACCGGTGACACCACGAACACGGTGGCGAAGGGTTTGCAGATTCAGTATTCGGGCACGACCACGGGTCTGGTAGGGTCGGTGAACTTTACTTCGGGCTTGAACGGCGTGCTGAACAAGCTGCTGAACGTTTATACCGACTACACGAACGGCTTGACGGTGACGAGTGCGAAGAGCATTCGCGACCAGGCTGACGAACTTCAGACGCAGATCGACGCCATCAATAAGCGCGCTGAAGACAAGGCGACCGAGCTTCGCGACCAGTTTGCGGCGATGGAAGACAAGATTTCTCAGCTTCAATCGCAGGGCAACTCGCTTTCGGCTCTGCTGAGTTCCGCTACTACCAAGTAG
- a CDS encoding HDOD domain-containing protein codes for MVIDAEALVIRKRLEQSLKELPPLPTAVAKVLDETNRQEPDMHRIDQIISGDQALASKVLRIVNSAYYGLSRQVTSVGQAVLILGIQQVRTITLSVGSIAAFSSKGPVDADGMRRFWQHSFATAAACTALCSKLNVDRKQADEIATIGILHDVGRMFFYCNFKQTYQKLVLRACQNCNSYEEEEFLFLGDTHAGVGAIVADKWELPEKIVEGIRLHEGPFDSGEISITVAILAVADWMNKSFYYDNKGPIGPLAPQLIETLGLTSEIVHEIGEEVRKKVDEASQIYGMMAA; via the coding sequence ATGGTCATTGATGCAGAAGCGCTAGTTATCCGGAAAAGGCTTGAGCAGTCGCTCAAGGAACTCCCGCCGTTGCCTACGGCAGTTGCCAAGGTTCTCGACGAAACCAATCGTCAGGAACCCGACATGCACCGTATCGACCAGATTATCTCTGGCGATCAGGCTTTGGCCTCCAAGGTGCTTCGCATCGTGAACTCGGCCTATTACGGCCTTTCGCGACAAGTCACCAGCGTAGGTCAGGCGGTTTTGATCTTGGGCATCCAGCAGGTACGCACTATTACCCTGAGCGTCGGCTCGATCGCGGCTTTCTCGTCGAAGGGACCGGTCGATGCAGACGGTATGCGCCGATTTTGGCAGCATTCGTTTGCCACTGCAGCGGCCTGTACAGCTCTGTGCTCCAAGCTGAACGTGGACCGCAAGCAAGCGGACGAGATTGCGACCATCGGCATTCTGCACGATGTCGGACGCATGTTCTTCTACTGCAATTTCAAGCAGACGTACCAGAAGCTTGTGCTTCGAGCCTGCCAGAACTGCAACAGCTACGAGGAAGAAGAGTTTCTGTTCCTCGGCGATACGCACGCCGGAGTCGGCGCGATCGTCGCGGACAAATGGGAGCTTCCCGAGAAAATCGTCGAAGGAATCCGACTGCACGAAGGTCCGTTCGACAGTGGTGAGATTTCGATCACGGTTGCGATTTTAGCGGTGGCGGATTGGATGAACAAATCGTTCTATTACGACAATAAAGGACCCATCGGGCCGCTCGCCCCGCAATTGATCGAGACTTTGGGCCTAACCTCCGAAATCGTCCATGAGATCGGTGAAGAAGTGCGGAAGAAAGTTGATGAGGCGAGCCAAATCTACGGCATGATGGCGGCTTAA
- the recG gene encoding ATP-dependent DNA helicase RecG has product MSQGLATEVQFLKGVGPRFAQIYKKIGIETAEDVLFHLPRRYQDRRDIPPIARARPGQVVTIIGRVRRVESRPIGKGRVLLRAIVEDSSGAITLTWFNQPWLKKQLDDARQIIAYGLVKSGTNLYEISSPEWEAIDDEDEADAFAQIVPVYPLTEGLPQKVARRAAESALATALQFVDDPLPESLLRSQKLRDLQWCLQQIHHPESEETRLLARRRIVFEEFLYMQLELAMRRAETQQELGIAFPIRELEAGKTVERPAPLMVKEDKRAKRTADQMVPQDLFFEEEAKKREGEPLWTQIGRMLPFTLTDAQDRVIREVFADMALPSPMNRLVQGDVGAGKTAVAACCLLAAVRSGFQCALMAPTEILAEQHFKNLRGLFEPLGIHVELLVGKLGSRDRKAAYQRLENGSAQIAVGTHALIQEGVTFQSLGFVVVDEQHRFGVLQRKAIRDKGYGNPDVLVMTATPIPRTLTMTVFGDLDVSIIDQLPPGRKPIKTHHRPPFQRDSVYSKVRELVDQGRQAYFVCPMVSENEKMMAQAAEELYRQLSTGVFIDFKVGLLHGQMKSADKDVVMEQFRAGELQILVATTVIEVGVDVPNASVMVIEDANRFGLAQLHQLRGRVGRGETQSYCILISDTKSEDVMKRMDVMVSTTDGFRIAEEDLDIRGPGNIAGTEQSGSLDFKVADLVQDSKLLEVARQAAMRIIEDDPTLSGSEWAKVRTKLKQRRSDVALITVS; this is encoded by the coding sequence ATGAGTCAGGGGTTGGCAACCGAAGTTCAGTTTCTGAAGGGCGTGGGCCCTCGGTTTGCCCAGATCTACAAGAAGATTGGGATTGAGACGGCGGAAGACGTGCTGTTTCACCTGCCGCGGCGGTATCAGGACCGGCGCGATATTCCACCGATTGCCCGGGCGCGACCAGGACAAGTGGTGACCATCATCGGTCGAGTGCGGCGGGTTGAGTCGCGTCCAATCGGGAAGGGGCGGGTGTTGCTGCGGGCGATCGTCGAGGACTCTTCGGGGGCGATCACGCTGACTTGGTTCAACCAACCCTGGCTGAAGAAGCAACTCGACGATGCGCGGCAGATCATCGCCTACGGATTGGTGAAGTCGGGGACGAACCTCTATGAGATTTCATCGCCAGAGTGGGAAGCGATCGACGATGAGGACGAAGCGGACGCCTTTGCGCAGATTGTGCCGGTGTATCCGCTGACCGAAGGGTTGCCGCAGAAGGTGGCGCGGCGGGCGGCCGAGTCGGCGCTAGCGACGGCATTGCAGTTCGTCGACGATCCTTTGCCCGAGAGTCTGCTTCGGTCGCAGAAACTTCGCGACCTACAGTGGTGCCTGCAGCAGATTCATCATCCCGAGAGCGAAGAGACGCGGCTGTTGGCCCGTCGCCGAATTGTTTTCGAAGAGTTTTTGTACATGCAGTTGGAATTGGCGATGCGGAGGGCCGAAACCCAGCAGGAGCTTGGCATCGCGTTTCCGATTCGGGAGTTGGAGGCCGGAAAAACGGTGGAGCGTCCGGCTCCACTGATGGTGAAAGAAGACAAGCGGGCGAAGCGGACGGCGGACCAGATGGTGCCGCAGGACCTGTTTTTTGAGGAAGAAGCGAAGAAGCGAGAGGGCGAGCCGCTGTGGACGCAGATCGGACGGATGTTGCCGTTTACGCTGACGGATGCGCAGGACCGAGTGATTCGAGAGGTGTTTGCGGATATGGCGTTGCCCAGCCCCATGAACCGGCTGGTGCAGGGCGACGTTGGCGCGGGAAAGACGGCAGTGGCGGCGTGCTGTCTGCTGGCAGCGGTACGGAGCGGATTTCAATGCGCGCTGATGGCACCGACCGAGATTCTGGCCGAGCAGCACTTTAAGAACCTGCGGGGTTTGTTTGAGCCGCTCGGCATCCATGTCGAACTCTTGGTGGGCAAGCTGGGCAGTCGTGACCGGAAGGCCGCTTATCAGCGACTTGAGAATGGGAGTGCGCAGATCGCGGTGGGAACGCACGCCTTGATTCAGGAGGGTGTGACTTTTCAGAGTTTGGGTTTCGTGGTGGTGGACGAGCAACACCGGTTTGGGGTGCTGCAGCGCAAGGCGATCCGGGATAAAGGCTACGGCAACCCGGACGTTTTGGTGATGACGGCGACCCCGATCCCGCGCACGCTCACGATGACGGTGTTCGGCGATCTCGATGTGTCGATCATCGACCAATTGCCGCCGGGCCGAAAGCCGATCAAGACGCATCACCGTCCGCCGTTCCAACGAGATTCGGTTTACAGCAAGGTGCGAGAGTTGGTGGACCAGGGGCGGCAGGCTTACTTTGTTTGCCCGATGGTCAGTGAAAACGAGAAGATGATGGCGCAGGCGGCGGAGGAACTGTACCGCCAGCTTTCGACGGGTGTGTTCATCGACTTTAAGGTTGGGCTTTTGCACGGTCAGATGAAGTCGGCGGACAAGGACGTTGTGATGGAGCAGTTTCGGGCCGGAGAGCTTCAGATTTTGGTGGCGACGACGGTTATCGAGGTTGGGGTGGACGTGCCGAACGCCTCGGTGATGGTGATTGAAGATGCAAATCGGTTTGGTTTAGCGCAGCTCCATCAGCTTCGGGGGCGAGTCGGGCGCGGTGAGACGCAGTCGTACTGCATTTTGATTTCAGATACGAAGTCGGAGGATGTGATGAAGCGAATGGATGTGATGGTTTCGACGACGGACGGCTTTCGGATCGCCGAAGAGGACTTGGATATCCGCGGACCGGGAAATATTGCCGGTACCGAGCAAAGCGGTTCGCTCGACTTCAAGGTTGCGGACTTGGTTCAAGACTCGAAGCTACTGGAGGTCGCGCGGCAAGCGGCGATGCGAATCATCGAGGACGACCCGACTCTGTCCGGTTCCGAGTGGGCGAAAGTGCGGACAAAACTGAAACAACGGCGATCAGATGTAGCCCTGATTACGGTGTCATAG
- a CDS encoding HD domain-containing protein produces MSQSIREQIEAREAQILSPFATKASESLGRQLAIYPDAVRTCFQRDRDRILHSKSFRRLKHKTQVFIDPLGDHYRTRLTHTLEVAQIARTIGRALRLNEDLIEAIALGHDVGHSPFGHAGERALDEAIQAYWAQKGETVNLHQDELPLGVAKVDEPRHFRHYEQSLRIVDVLENLNLTEEVRMGIGGHSKGRKDLSADDEPISSLEAGVVKISDRIAYLNHDIDDALRSGMIDSVPSEFDALGTTYSSRIGILVEDVITQSLDQPYVRVSRPLVAKMNGLKEWMFENVYLRYPVVFPDVEKAVNLVKELFDHFVQEGELPEGYVGLRGAVDYIAGMTDRFAIETYEALKLPAAWERR; encoded by the coding sequence GTGTCCCAATCTATCCGCGAGCAAATCGAGGCGCGCGAAGCTCAGATTCTTTCTCCTTTCGCCACGAAGGCGTCGGAGAGCTTGGGACGTCAATTGGCGATCTATCCTGACGCGGTTCGAACCTGCTTTCAGCGGGATCGCGACCGGATTTTGCATTCCAAGTCGTTTCGGCGGTTGAAGCACAAGACGCAGGTTTTCATCGATCCTTTAGGCGACCACTATCGCACGCGATTGACGCATACGCTGGAGGTGGCGCAGATCGCCCGGACCATCGGAAGGGCTTTGCGCTTGAACGAAGATCTGATCGAGGCGATCGCCTTGGGGCACGACGTGGGGCATTCTCCATTTGGGCATGCTGGCGAGCGGGCACTGGACGAGGCTATCCAGGCGTATTGGGCTCAGAAAGGGGAGACAGTCAATCTGCACCAAGACGAACTCCCGTTGGGAGTTGCGAAAGTGGACGAGCCGAGACACTTTCGCCACTATGAGCAGTCGTTGCGGATCGTAGACGTTTTGGAGAATTTGAACCTGACGGAGGAGGTTCGAATGGGGATCGGTGGCCACAGCAAGGGCCGGAAGGACCTTTCGGCGGACGATGAGCCTATTTCGAGTCTGGAGGCAGGCGTCGTGAAGATCAGCGACCGAATCGCGTATTTGAATCACGACATCGACGATGCCTTGCGGTCGGGGATGATCGACTCGGTTCCTTCGGAGTTCGATGCGCTGGGAACGACATATTCGAGTCGGATCGGGATTTTGGTGGAGGACGTGATCACGCAGAGCCTCGACCAGCCTTACGTTCGGGTTTCGCGGCCACTGGTGGCGAAGATGAACGGATTGAAGGAGTGGATGTTTGAGAACGTGTACCTCCGTTACCCCGTGGTTTTCCCGGACGTGGAGAAAGCCGTGAACCTGGTGAAGGAGCTTTTCGACCACTTTGTCCAAGAGGGCGAATTGCCAGAAGGGTATGTTGGATTGCGTGGCGCGGTGGACTATATTGCAGGCATGACGGATCGCTTTGCAATCGAAACGTACGAGGCATTGAAGTTGCCGGCGGCATGGGAGCGACGATAA